The stretch of DNA ACCTGGTGGTTTCGCTGCAGCGCTCCATCCTGCTCCTGACGGACGGCAACCTCACGGCGCAGGCCATCGGAGCCGCCTACCTGGTCCTGCCGATCGTCGGTGCCTGGGCATTGATCCGCGAGTTGATGTTCGGGGCCCGGACGGAGCAGATGGCGAAGGTCCTCGAAGCCGAGGGCGGCCTCCCCGTGGATGAACTGCCGCGGACACCGGCCGGGCGGATCGTCCGGGAAGCGGCCGACGCAGAATTCGAAAAGTACAAGGCTGAAGCAGAAGCGGCACCCGACGACTGGCGGTCCTGGTTCCGGCTCAGCTGCGCCTACGATGCCGCCGGCGACCGGAAAAGGGCCCGGGCGTCCATGCGCGACGCCGTCAGGCTCTTCCGCGGCAAGGTTCCGGCCTAGCCCCTACCGAGGGAGTTTCAGCTGCCCGCGGCCCAGCTGGCTGGCAGCATGGCCCACCCACTCCAGCGGCCCCCGCCACTTCAGCAGCACGAAGGCCATGCCCACCAGCACAGCTGCGGCTGCCTGGGCAAAGTACATGCCGTCCTCGGTCCAGCCGGCAGGCAACGGCTTCAGGTAGAAACCTGACACTACCCACACATGGGCCGTGTACAGGGTCAGCGTCATGGCACCGGCGCCGCGCAGGGGGAGCAGCAGGTCCAGGTCTATCCACTCCGCCAACCGACCAAGGAGCAAGCAGGCTCCGATGACCGCCGCCGCCACTGCCGAGGTGTGCACCAGGTCCAGGGTGGTACCGGAATGCGGGGCCGCGGACGCCAGCCACCACCACGACCCTTCCTGCCTGATTCCGGTCAGGTTCACCTGCAGGACGCTGTCCAGCGGATACCCTGGCGCATTGAGGACCTCCTCGAGTGCGGCACGGCCGCCCCAGTCCTCCATCGCCGTCACGCCCAGCACCTTCGCGGCGATCGCAACGACGGTCCCGCCGGCCAGCAGCAGCACCGGGACCAGGGCCTTGCTGAGCACCAGCCGGCCAATGGCGAGTCCCACCAGCAGGTAGGACATCCACTGGAACACCGGGTAATAGCCGGTGAGGAACACATCGGCGACCAGCCGCGCGGGTGTTGCCAGGTCCTCCCAGCCGGGATTATGGCCAAGCTGCAGGGGTGGCTCCGCGGCCAACAGCCAGGGCCGCAGGAGGTAGGCCAGGACCGGGGAACCGACGATCCATCCGGCAGCCCAGGCGCAGAGCTGCTTCAGGCCCATGCCCAGGAACGGCAGGATGCAGAGGAAGAGGACTGCGTAGTGGACCAGGATGACGGCAAGGTTGACTTCGAGGCCACCCAGGCTGAGCCCGACGGCGGCGATCACCAGCGCGCGGAGGGCTACCCCGCGGCGCGCAGCCGAGAGTTCGCCGGCCGCCAGCGGCCTCTGCTTCCCGGTAGACAGCGCCAGCCCGACGCCGGCCAGTACAGCGAACAGGGCTGCTGCCCGCCCGGAGAATGCCAGCCCGATCCAGGTGGGGGTGAGGCCGGCGTTGGATTCAAAGGTGGGGAGCAGATGGGTGGCCATCATGCCCAGCAGGGCAATCCCGCGCGCAGCATCGATGCCGTAGAGCCGCCCCGGCACTTGGCCCGCTGCCGTTTTCCGGGGTGCCCTGGCCGGGTTGCGGGAAGTCATGAACCGAATCGTCTCATACGCTCGGCGGGGCCGGCTGTCACGGGCGGAAGTCCTCCCTGGCAGCCGCGCAGATAAAGCAGCAACCCTTGTATTCGAATATATGTTCGAATACGATGGACCGCATGCAGACGCCAACGCCGGAGATTCCCGCCTACGGGGCGGGCCGCCACGAGTCCGCCAGCCACAGCTCCGGCCGCGGACCGGCGTGCCCCGAGCCGGGAACGGGCCTCCTGAAAGCCATGAGCCCCGGGGTAGTGGACTTCCTCTTCCGCCAGCTCGTAGCCGGGAAGCCCGCGGAGGATCTGCAGTGGCAGCAGGAGGGCGTCAGCCTGGCGGCCCAGCCCGAAGGTGCCGAGCTTGCCCGCCGCCTGGCTGAAACGGATTTGGATGCCCTGACGCCCCTGGAACTGTTCCACTACGTCCGGGCCGCCCAGCGTCTCTCAGACTGGGCCGAGGAACTCCGCCGGGCAGCCGTCGGCCGGTACTGCGGCACCCCGTGACTCCGGGAACCCCCAATTTGACGTTCATCACGCTCCCGGCATTGTCCTAACCAGCGGGGAACAGGGTAACGTTTTTCCCATGGCTGACTCTTCCGCGCACATCCCTGCCCTCGGTACGCTCCTGACCGCCATGGTCACGCCGTTCACCAAGGACGGCGCCGTGGATTACGACCAGGCAGCGGCCCTGGCCAGCAAGCTCGTGGACGACGGCTGCGACGGCCTTGTGGTCACCGGCACCACCGGCGAAACGTCCACTCTGACGGATGAAGAGAACCTCGGCATGTTCCGCGCGGTCAAGGACGCCGTGGGCGGCCGCGCCGCCGTCATCGCCGGCACCGGAACCAACGACACCGCGCACTCCGTCCACCTTTCCCAGCAGGCCGCGGCCCTCGGCGTCGACGGCCTCCTGCTGGTGACGCCCTACTACAACAAGCCCAGCCAGGCGGGCGTCCAGGCGCACTTCGAGACCATCGCCTCGGCAGTGGACGTCCCCGTCATGCTCTACGACATTCCCGGCCGGTCCTCCATAGCCATCGAACCGGACACCATGATCCGGCTGGCGCAGCACCCCAACATCGTTGCCGTCAAGGATGCGAAGGCGGACCTGGTTGCTGCAGCCCGCGTCATGGCCGAGACGGACCTCCTCTTCTACTCCGGCGACGACGGACTGACCCTGCCCTGGATGGCGCTGGGCGCTGTCGGCCTCGTGGGCGTCACCACCCACGTGGCCACCCGCCGGTTCCGTGAGCTCATTGACGCCGTCAACGCCAACGACCTCGGCACCGCCCGGAAGATCAACTTGGAACTCCTGCCCGTGGTGCGCGCCACCATGACCAGGGTCCAGGGCGCCGTGGCCGCCAAGCAGATTCTTAAATGGCAGGGAGTCCTGCCCAACTCGATCGTCCGTTTGCCCCTCGTGGAGCCGGACGAAGCCGAGATCGAAACCATCCGCGGGGATTTGGCGGAAGCGGGGCTGGTCTACTCCTGAGGACGACGACCGGCACCCTTCCGCCTGGAAAGTAGTGCAATATGACCCAAACCGCCCTGACCGGCCTTGTTACACCTCCGCGCCTGCCGCAGGACACGCTCCGCATCGTCCCGCTCGGCGGGCTGGGGGAGATCGGCCGGAACATGACCGTGTTCGAAATCGGCGGCAAGCTGCTGATTGTCGACTGCGGCGTCCTCTTCCCGGAGGAAACACAGCCCGGCGTTGACCTGATCCTGCCCGATTTCTCGTACATCGAGAACCGGCTGGCAGACATCGTGGCCGTTGTCCTGACCCACGGCCACGAGGACCACATCGGCGCTGTCCCGTACCTGCTGCGGCTCCGCAACGACATCCCGCTGGTCGGTTCACAGCTGACCCTCGCGCTGATCGAAGCCAAGCTGCAGGAACACCGCATCCGGCCGTACACACTGACGGTCGAAGAGGGCCAGGTGGAGAAGTTCGGCCCGTTCGAGTGCGAATTCGTCGCCGTGAACCACTCCATCCCGGATGCCCTGGCCGTGTTCCTGCGCACCGCCGGCGGAACCGTGCTGCACACCGGCGACTTCAAGATGGACCAGTTGCCCCTTGACGGACGCATCACGGACCTGCGGCACTTCGCCAAGCTGGGCGAAGAGGGCGTGGACCTGTTCATGTCCGACTCCACCAACGCCGACGTCCCTGGCTTCACCACCGCCGAAAAAGAGATCGGTCCCACGCTGGAACGCCTGTTCGGGCAGGCCACCAAGCGCATCATCGTGGCGTCCTTCTCCTCCCACGTCCACCGCGTACAGCAGGTGCTGGACGCCGCCGCCAAGCACAACCGCAAGGTGGCGTTCGTGGGCCGCTCCATGGTGCGCAACATGGCCATCGCCGAAAAGCTGGGCTACCTCGACGTGCCGGCAGGGCTCATCGTGGACATCAAGAACATTGACAACCTTCCGGACAACCGCGTGGTCCTGATGTCCACCGGTTCCCAGGGTGAACCCATGGCAGCGCTCTCGCGCATGGCCAACGGTGACCACCGCGTGGTGGTGGGTGACGGTGATACCGTCATCCTGGCCTCAAGCCTCATCCCCGGTAACGAGAACGCGGTATTCCGGATCATCAACGGCCTGCTTAAGCTGGGCGCCGACGTGATCCACAAGGGCAACGCCAAGGTCCACGTCTCCGGCCATGCCGCCGCCGGTGAACTGCTGTACTGCTACAACATCCTCGAGCCGCTCAACGCCATGCCCGTCCACGGTGAGACCCGCCATCTGCTGGCCAACGGCAAGATCGCCATCGAGTCCGGCGTGCCCGAGGCTAGCGTGATCCTTTCGGACAACGGAACCGTCATCGACCTGCGCGACCACCGCGCGGACGTGGTGGGCCAGGTGGAAGTTGGCTTCGTCTACGTGGACGGCTCCAGCGTTGGCGAGATCACCGACGCCGACCTCAAGGACCGGCGCATCCTGGGTGACGAAGGCTTCATCTCGATCATCACCGTCATCCACCGCGCCACCGGCAAGGTGGTGTCCGGGCCTGAGATCCACGCCCGCGGCGTAGCCGAGGACGACTCCGTCTTCGACGACATCATCCCCAAGATCAACGCTGCGCTGGAGGAAGCGGTCCTGAACAACAAGGACCACACCAGCCACCAGCTCCAGCAGGTGGTCCGCCGGGTAGTGGGCACCTGGGTCAACCGCAAGCTGCGCCGCAAGCCCATGATCATCCCCGTGGTGCTCGAGGCCTGACCGCCGCAGCAGTTCGAACCCCAAGTCCGGGGCAGGCAAAGGGCCCGGTTCCACTGGAACCGGGCCCTTTGCCTACCCGGCGCCCACCTACATTGCGGGGGGCCGGACGGCCCGATATCCCCGGATTCAGGGCGTGGTTCCGGTAGCGTGAACAGTATGGCCACACGTACTACTTCCGCGCCCAAAGGTACCGGCAGGGGCGGCTCCGGCAGCAAAGCCGGCAGCTCCACAGGCCGCGGAACCGGCTCATCAGCAGGCAAGACCCCCCGCGGCGGCTCGTCCAGCACCGCGCGCACCCGCCAG from Pseudarthrobacter chlorophenolicus A6 encodes:
- the dapA gene encoding 4-hydroxy-tetrahydrodipicolinate synthase produces the protein MADSSAHIPALGTLLTAMVTPFTKDGAVDYDQAAALASKLVDDGCDGLVVTGTTGETSTLTDEENLGMFRAVKDAVGGRAAVIAGTGTNDTAHSVHLSQQAAALGVDGLLLVTPYYNKPSQAGVQAHFETIASAVDVPVMLYDIPGRSSIAIEPDTMIRLAQHPNIVAVKDAKADLVAAARVMAETDLLFYSGDDGLTLPWMALGAVGLVGVTTHVATRRFRELIDAVNANDLGTARKINLELLPVVRATMTRVQGAVAAKQILKWQGVLPNSIVRLPLVEPDEAEIETIRGDLAEAGLVYS
- a CDS encoding ribonuclease J gives rise to the protein MTQTALTGLVTPPRLPQDTLRIVPLGGLGEIGRNMTVFEIGGKLLIVDCGVLFPEETQPGVDLILPDFSYIENRLADIVAVVLTHGHEDHIGAVPYLLRLRNDIPLVGSQLTLALIEAKLQEHRIRPYTLTVEEGQVEKFGPFECEFVAVNHSIPDALAVFLRTAGGTVLHTGDFKMDQLPLDGRITDLRHFAKLGEEGVDLFMSDSTNADVPGFTTAEKEIGPTLERLFGQATKRIIVASFSSHVHRVQQVLDAAAKHNRKVAFVGRSMVRNMAIAEKLGYLDVPAGLIVDIKNIDNLPDNRVVLMSTGSQGEPMAALSRMANGDHRVVVGDGDTVILASSLIPGNENAVFRIINGLLKLGADVIHKGNAKVHVSGHAAAGELLYCYNILEPLNAMPVHGETRHLLANGKIAIESGVPEASVILSDNGTVIDLRDHRADVVGQVEVGFVYVDGSSVGEITDADLKDRRILGDEGFISIITVIHRATGKVVSGPEIHARGVAEDDSVFDDIIPKINAALEEAVLNNKDHTSHQLQQVVRRVVGTWVNRKLRRKPMIIPVVLEA
- a CDS encoding heparan-alpha-glucosaminide N-acetyltransferase domain-containing protein — its product is MTSRNPARAPRKTAAGQVPGRLYGIDAARGIALLGMMATHLLPTFESNAGLTPTWIGLAFSGRAAALFAVLAGVGLALSTGKQRPLAAGELSAARRGVALRALVIAAVGLSLGGLEVNLAVILVHYAVLFLCILPFLGMGLKQLCAWAAGWIVGSPVLAYLLRPWLLAAEPPLQLGHNPGWEDLATPARLVADVFLTGYYPVFQWMSYLLVGLAIGRLVLSKALVPVLLLAGGTVVAIAAKVLGVTAMEDWGGRAALEEVLNAPGYPLDSVLQVNLTGIRQEGSWWWLASAAPHSGTTLDLVHTSAVAAAVIGACLLLGRLAEWIDLDLLLPLRGAGAMTLTLYTAHVWVVSGFYLKPLPAGWTEDGMYFAQAAAAVLVGMAFVLLKWRGPLEWVGHAASQLGRGQLKLPR